One window of the Carassius auratus strain Wakin unplaced genomic scaffold, ASM336829v1 scaf_tig00033420, whole genome shotgun sequence genome contains the following:
- the LOC113081226 gene encoding uncharacterized protein LOC113081226 encodes MTRFVIMSLSVKLARVPELLISRNRRGVTSSRPPVLAVSHGRQELHGRASSPRLARVIFKARGARGNGHANGSRDAMEGTADSDTPVPERTAADRAAALARLLHRDCTRLLELYKEREDFLSQHAPGGERLVTLTLCPEALSTTEQVGHVRSALRRCMELLECLIVREVEEMGEELQGEYENLRKSVKDRLGHLLHSTGALLENGEGGCPPSPPLQCVQGQDEVEASDSFAAKVWTYRVLLELIHWTDSASQTLHVFHTEAHGQQQQLL; translated from the exons ATGACGCGCTTTGTAATTATGTCTCTTTCAGTGAAGCTGGCGCGAGTCCCGGAGCTTTTAATTTCTCGGAACCGGCGTGGCGTGACGTCATCACGCCCCCCGGTGCTCGCGGTATCCCACGGACGGCAGGAGCTGCACGGGCGCGCGAGCTCTCCTCGATTGGCCCGGGTGATATTTAAGGCTCGAGGCGCGCGCGGTAACGGACACGCTAACGGGAGCCGCGACGCAATGGAGGGAACAGCGGACTCAGACACGCCCGTCCCCGAGAGAACCGCGGCGGACAGAGCGGCGGCGCTCGCGCGCTTGCTGCACCGCGACTGCACGCGTCTGCTCGAGCTCTAC AAAGAGCGGGAGGACTTCCTGTCCCAGCATGCACCGGGCGGCGAGCGTCTGGTGACCCTGACCCTGTGCCCTGAGGCCCTGAGCACCACTGAGCAGGTGGGACACGTGCGCTCGGCCCTGCGGCGCTGCATGGAGCTGCTGGAGTGTCTGATTGTGCGAGAGGTGGAGGAGATGGGCGAGGAGCTGCAGGGAGAGTACGAGAATCTGAGGAAGAGCGTGAAGGACCGGCTCGGGCACCTGCTCCACAGCACCGGGGCCCTGCTGGAGAACGGAGAGGGGGGCTGCCCGCCGTCCCCACCGCTGCAGTGCGTCCAG GGTCAGGATGAAGTTGAAGCTTCTGATAGTTTTGCTGCTAAAGTCTGGACCTACAGAGTTCTGCTGGAGCTCATCCACTGGACCGATTCTGCCTCCCAAACCCTTCATGTGTTCCACACCGAGGCACAcggccagcagcagcagctcctCTAG